Below is a window of Streptomyces sp. NBC_00223 DNA.
CAACTGCTGTGGTCGACCTTCGCGTTGGAGTGCGAGGCGTATGTCGCCATCGAGGACATCGCGATCGACCCCTCGGTGTGCGAGCCGGTCCGCAAGGTCTACCCCGGCACCGATGTCTCGTACTGGATCGGCACGGTGAAGAAGGACGACGTGGCGGCGACCCCGTACCGGATCACCTTCCGGCTGGGCACGCGGACCGAGCCGTTGACCACGGACCTGTCGCCGGTCCTGGTCGGTGCGAACGCCGTCAACGGACGGGGCTGAGAGGGAGACCATGACCACCAGCGTCGAGGACAAGAAGCAGAACCCCGGGCAGCTGAACTCGGTCCAGCTCAACATCGTCACCTTCGTCGACATGGAGAAGGCGGCAGCCAACGGCTCGCTCAAGGACGCCGTCTACATGATGGACAACAGCGTCGGCGGCCAGGGCCAGGGCACCCCCCACCTGGAGACGTACTGCAAGCAGGGCCAGGTGCTGAACTGGATCATCCGCCCGATCGACATGGAGAAGCGGCCCGACGGCACCTGGCCGCCCATGCCGAAGATCAACAACATCGTCTTCCTCGACAGTGAGGAGGGGGACGAGGAGGACGTCGCCGAGATCAAGGTCTGCACCGAGCTGAAGATCTACGGCATGCCCGACCGTATCCGCGACAAGTACACCCCGGTCTACTACTACTGGGCCGGTACGGTGCTGAGCACGCTGCGGCCGGGGCTGTACAAGTACCGGCTCGTCCTGGAGCTGGAACAGGACGGCAAGAAGGAACGGCTGTACCTCAACTCGGTCGACCACCCGTCGATCAGGGTGCTCGCCGTCTAGCGACACCGGTTGGCGACACCGGTTGGCGACACCGTTTGGCGTCGCCGGTTGGCGGCACCCGCTCCCAGGGGCCCGGCCCGCGAGACCCCCCTCGCGGCGCCGGGCCCTTGGCGGTACGTTGACGAACGGCACGACGAATTCCGGTGGCACTTGCGGCACTTCGGAACTTCCGTTTCGCGGTCAAGGTATTCGCAGGGAAGTTGCAAGGTTTTCGTCCAGACGCCTCCCGCATACTCGGGCGGACGGGCCCATGGCCCGATCTGTCTCGAATCGCGTGGGGGAGGCAAGAGCGAATATGTCGCGGTTTGCAGTGGTGGGAATGACCCGGCTGGCGATGACCGTGCCGGTCGACCGTTTTCCGCTCGAGTACAGCGCTTTGCGTCATGCGTCATGGATGGGCTGCGCGGTGGTCGGGGGAGCGTACAACATCGCCAGCGCGCTGGCGGCCCTCGGTGACAGTCCTCAACTGTGCACGCAGGTGGGGAAGGACGACGCCGGCCACGCCATCAGGACGGCCCTGAAGCGTCGTGGACTCGACGGGCGAGGAGTGGTGACGACCCAGGAGTCCCCGAAGACGGTGATCTTCGTCGACTCGGAAGGCCGGGTGGCACGGAACGCCTGGAATTCCGAGACGTGGGTCGAGTATCCGATGGAGCGGTACATCGAGCGGGCGGTCGAGGCCGATCTGGCCATCGTGACCAGCCATCCGTTCGGAAAGCCGTTCCTGGGCGTGTCGAAGGAACTGCTGAAGATGCCGGTGGCGGTGGACATGCACCTGGCGGCGGATCTCGACAACGAGCGGCAGCGGCCGTGGTTCGAATCGGCCGACGTGCTCTTCTGCAGCCACGAACGGCTGCCGGGCCGGCCCGAGGAGTGGATCGCCGAAGTGCTCCGGCGCTACCCCGGCTGCCGGATCGTCGCGGTCGGGCGGGGAGCGGCGGGCTGTGTCATGGGGCTGTGGGACGGCCGCCTGGTCGAGATCGAGGCCGTCACCCCTCGTCCGATCCGGAGCACGGACGGGGCGGGCGACGCGCTGTTCGCGTCCTTCCTGCACGGGTGGCTCGCGTCGGGGGAGCCGGTCGAGGCGCTGGAGTCCGCGGTGCTGTTCGCGGGCTGGAAGATCGGCGCGGAGTCGGCGGCCGAGGGGTTCGTCACCCGCGCGGAACTCGCCGCCCTGCGGCGGGCGTACCCGATGCGGACGCGAGTGGGCAGCTGGCGGTGAGCCGGCCCCCGGCGACAGGCTTTCGGCGTGATCCGTCAGCCTGATCCGGCGGTGGTGTCGTCCAGACGGGCCAGACGAGCGGCGGCGCGCCGCGCGTCCTGGACGGCGCCGAGTCCCGTGTAGACGGCTTCGGCCCGGGCGTAACAGCTCCGGGCCGAAGCCCGGTCGCCCTCCCGCTCGTCGAGGTCGCCGAGCGCT
It encodes the following:
- a CDS encoding carbohydrate kinase family protein codes for the protein MTRLAMTVPVDRFPLEYSALRHASWMGCAVVGGAYNIASALAALGDSPQLCTQVGKDDAGHAIRTALKRRGLDGRGVVTTQESPKTVIFVDSEGRVARNAWNSETWVEYPMERYIERAVEADLAIVTSHPFGKPFLGVSKELLKMPVAVDMHLAADLDNERQRPWFESADVLFCSHERLPGRPEEWIAEVLRRYPGCRIVAVGRGAAGCVMGLWDGRLVEIEAVTPRPIRSTDGAGDALFASFLHGWLASGEPVEALESAVLFAGWKIGAESAAEGFVTRAELAALRRAYPMRTRVGSWR